Proteins from a single region of Microbacterium sp. zg-Y818:
- a CDS encoding 3-hydroxybutyrate dehydrogenase, producing MTDRDLTGRRALVTGGGSGIGLACVREFAARGAHVIVADRDAEAATAAAEAAGGESWVVDLSDTAAQEDLQLDVDILVNNAGIQRVAPIEQFDPEVFRLIQRLMVESPFLLIRAALPAMYARGWGRIINVSSAHGLRASAFKSAYVTAKHALEGLSKVTALEGGPHGVTSNCINPAYVRTPLVERQIAEQARVHGIPDSEVVEKVMLTEVAVKRLVEADEVASLAGWLVSDKAGMVTGASYTIDGGWTAR from the coding sequence ATGACTGACCGCGATCTGACCGGCCGTCGCGCGCTCGTCACCGGCGGCGGCAGCGGCATCGGGCTGGCCTGCGTGCGCGAGTTCGCCGCGCGCGGCGCCCACGTGATCGTCGCGGACCGCGACGCAGAAGCGGCCACCGCGGCTGCCGAGGCGGCAGGGGGAGAATCGTGGGTCGTCGACCTCTCCGACACCGCGGCGCAGGAGGACCTTCAGCTCGACGTCGACATCCTCGTCAACAACGCCGGAATCCAGCGCGTGGCGCCCATCGAGCAGTTCGATCCCGAGGTGTTCCGGCTGATCCAGCGGCTCATGGTGGAATCGCCCTTCCTGCTCATCCGCGCCGCGCTGCCCGCGATGTACGCCCGTGGGTGGGGGCGCATCATCAACGTCTCCAGCGCCCACGGGTTGCGGGCGAGCGCCTTCAAGTCGGCCTACGTCACGGCGAAGCACGCGCTGGAGGGACTGTCGAAGGTCACCGCCCTCGAAGGCGGACCGCACGGGGTCACAAGCAACTGCATCAACCCGGCGTATGTGCGCACGCCCTTGGTGGAGCGTCAGATCGCCGAGCAGGCGCGCGTGCACGGCATTCCTGACTCCGAGGTCGTCGAGAAGGTCATGCTCACCGAGGTCGCCGTGAAGCGTCTGGTCGAAGCCGACGAGGTCGCCTCGCTCGCCGGGTGGCTGGTGTCGGACAAGGCCGGCATGGTCACCGGCGCCTCGTACACGATCGACGGCGGATGGACGGCGCGATGA
- a CDS encoding alpha/beta hydrolase: MSREYRTLDVPVKGGALRVGVWETDAPDAPTALLIHGVTSSHRAWPWLAECLPDVRLIAPDLRGRGRSNGVTGAGGLAAHADDMAAVLDAAGVQRTLVVGHSMGAFVALAFAHRHPQRVASLLLVDGGLPLDVPEGLDADTVVSHILGPTAERLNQRFADHAAYLAFWRDHPAFQGAWSDQLEEYFVYDLSPDGDLLRPATSYRTTVDDTVDMNTGATLPAALDALSHDTVLLTVPRGLRDELPGLYPPAHLQPLLERMPHVRHHLIEGMNHYTIVLSGHGAAAVAGHVRKALAPTR, translated from the coding sequence ATGAGCCGCGAGTACCGCACCCTCGACGTGCCGGTGAAAGGTGGTGCCCTGCGGGTGGGGGTGTGGGAGACGGACGCGCCCGACGCCCCGACCGCGCTGCTCATCCACGGCGTGACCTCGTCTCACCGCGCCTGGCCATGGCTGGCCGAGTGTCTGCCCGACGTGCGCCTGATCGCCCCCGACCTGCGGGGGAGAGGGCGCAGCAACGGCGTCACCGGTGCGGGCGGCCTCGCGGCCCACGCCGACGACATGGCGGCCGTGCTGGATGCCGCGGGGGTGCAGCGCACGCTCGTCGTCGGTCACTCGATGGGCGCCTTCGTCGCTCTGGCTTTCGCGCACCGGCATCCGCAGCGCGTCGCTTCGCTCCTGCTCGTCGACGGCGGACTGCCGCTGGATGTGCCGGAAGGGCTCGATGCCGATACCGTCGTCTCCCACATCCTGGGACCCACGGCCGAGCGGCTGAACCAGCGGTTCGCCGACCATGCCGCGTATCTCGCCTTCTGGCGCGACCACCCCGCGTTCCAGGGAGCCTGGTCGGACCAGCTGGAGGAGTACTTCGTCTACGACCTGTCGCCCGACGGCGATCTGCTGCGCCCGGCCACGAGCTACCGCACCACGGTCGACGACACCGTGGACATGAACACCGGCGCGACCCTTCCCGCGGCCCTGGATGCCCTCTCCCACGACACCGTGCTGCTGACGGTGCCGCGCGGGCTGCGCGACGAGCTGCCCGGGCTGTATCCGCCGGCGCACCTGCAGCCCCTGCTCGAGCGGATGCCGCACGTGCGTCACCACCTCATCGAGGGCATGAACCACTACACGATCGTGCTGTCGGGGCACGGCGCCGCCGCCGTCGCGGGCCACGTGCGGAAGGCCCTCGCGCCGACCCGGTGA